One genomic region from Henningerozyma blattae CBS 6284 chromosome 2, complete genome encodes:
- the URA5 gene encoding orotate phosphoribosyltransferase URA5 (similar to Saccharomyces cerevisiae URA5 (YML106W) and URA10 (YMR271C); ancestral locus Anc_8.827): MSPPLEDYQKNFLDLAIESKALLFGSFKLKSGRVSPYFFNLGLFNTGKLLSNLATAYAIAIIQSELKFDIIFGPAYKGIPLASIVCAKLAEIGGSKYQNIQYSFNRKEPKDHGEGGNIVGAALSGKRVLIIDDVMTAGTAINEAFQIIDNEKGKVVGVIIALDRQEIVNLDDADNLSATQIVSKKYEIPVLSIVSLANIVQHLDGKISSEDKAKIDEYRQTYGV; this comes from the coding sequence ATGTCCCCACCATTGGAAGAttaccaaaaaaatttcttagATTTAGCCATTGAATCAAAAGCTTTATTGTTTGGttcatttaaattgaaatcaGGAAGAGTATCACCAtactttttcaatttggGGTTATTCAACACTGGTAAgttattatctaatttgGCCACTGCTTATGCCATTGCCATTATTCAATCagaattgaaatttgatattatttttggtCCTGCTTATAAAGGTATTCCGTTGGCCTCCATTGTTTGTGCCAAATTAGCAGAAATTGGTGGTTCCAAGTATCAAAACATCCAATATTCTTTCAATAGAAAGGAACCAAAAGATCATGGTGAAGGTGGTAACATCGTGGGCGCTGCTTTATCTGGTAAAAGAGTCttaattattgatgatgTCATGACTGCCGGAACAGCAATTAATGAAGCTTTCCAAAtcattgataatgaaaaggGTAAAGTAGTTGGTGTTATTATTGCATTAGATAGACAAGAAATTGTAAACTTGGATGATGCTGATAATTTAAGCGCTACTCAAATTGTCTCCaagaaatatgaaataCCCGTCTTAAGTATTGTCTCATTAGCAAACATTGTTCAACATTTGGATGGCAAGATCTCTTCTGAAGATAAAGCAAAGATTGATGAATATCGTCAAACTTATGGTGtgtga
- the RRN9 gene encoding Rrn9p (similar to Saccharomyces cerevisiae RRN9 (YMR270C); ancestral locus Anc_8.825) → MTSQLEDGVDSQSTITEKELRNLIKEANEILNLFETNHQTDLATHLYSTFLLKNLLRRSNRKKYPQEIDAYIKSNIKDSWTSWPNKKNIIDPMTDSVYQDHLLVERPFKNAFLKPNIQDIKSTNSSSDEQLPMKHVSVEALEHGKDMLALELNSWWQKLILKNSSKHITSPDINLLNIPDDINSRIFDKLDKLFENLNNNFVISRKKNSYENPVRQYLDKLNTLDVIQNNTLKKIENDYLRKSSLGKSLSYANNAPMNITFQDIINMGCQMNEDMTNIYKKSLKLYQDLPIEFKKNHLNYQRRF, encoded by the coding sequence ATGACTTCCCAGCTTGAAGATGGGGTGGACTCCCAATCTACTATAActgaaaaagaattaagaaacttaataaaagaagcaaatgaaattttaaatttattcgAAACAAATCACCAAACTGATTTAGCTACACATTTATATTCTACATTCctattaaaaaatctattaaGAAGATCTAATAGGAAAAAATATCCTCAAGAAATTGATGCTTATATTAAgtctaatattaaagatagCTGGACTTCTTGGCccaataagaaaaatatcatcGACCCAATGACTGATTCTGTTTATCAAGATCATCTGTTAGTAGAAAGACCATTTAAGAATGCATTCCTAAAACCAAATATACAAGATATCAAATCTACTAACTCCTCTTCAGATGAGCAGCTTCCTATGAAACATGTTTCTGTAGAGGCGTTAGAACATGGAAAAGATATGTTAgcattagaattaaattcatGGTGGCAGAAATTGATACTGAAAAATTCTAGCAAGCATATCACATCTCCTGATATAAATCTCTTGAATATCCCTGATGATATTAACTCTAGGATATTCGATAAATTGGACAAATTATTTGAGAATTTGaacaataattttgttaTATCTAGGAAAAAAAACTCTTATGAGAATCCAGTACGACAATATTTGGATAAGTTGAATACTCTAGATGTTATTCAAAACAATACCctaaagaaaatagaaaatgattaTCTTAGAAAAAGTTCACTGGGGAAATCGTTATCATATGCCAATAATGCTCCAATGAATATTACTTTTCaagatataattaatatggGTTGTCAAATGAACGAAGATATGACTAATATTTATaagaaatctttaaaattatatcaagATTTaccaattgaatttaaaaaaaaccaTTTAAACTATCAAAGACggttttaa
- the TBLA0B03190 gene encoding uncharacterized protein (similar to Saccharomyces cerevisiae YML108W; ancestral locus Anc_8.830), with the protein MSSNSVAYRMMVLLEEDMEPIEDDINLKSESSSNDNTEKVTTTKNTEPKKSHEFIDELILPFHVDELDILNEWFDKFDEQICIPNEGHIKYEITSDGLIILILDNDIKHVVEQVKDFVQNNQ; encoded by the coding sequence ATGTCATCCAACAGCGTTGCTTATAGAATGATGGTCCTTTTAGAGGAAGACATGGAACctattgaagatgatattaatttgaaatcagAATCTTCTTCCAATGATAATACCGAAAAAGttacaacaacaaaaaatacAGAGCCTAAAAAGAGTCatgaatttattgatgAGTTAATTTTACCATTCCATGTAGATGAGTtggatattttaaatgaatggtttgataaatttgatgAACAAATCTGTATACCCAACGAAGGTCATATTAAATACGAAATTACCAGTGAtggattaataattttaattttagataatgatattaaacaTGTGGTTGAACAAGTTAAAGATTTTGttcaaaataatcaataa
- the PML39 gene encoding Pml39p (similar to Saccharomyces cerevisiae PML39 (YML107C); ancestral locus Anc_8.828), which yields MSLESRLDDLLKCLNTSNFTTITTDIKGKVRKNKVPPLVIDPTTKILIRKCAYKTINVNNNKFLKKSQQSHLRLFENLIDNLVIKYPNFQLFNLDSLIQRLYSILNLTSKHLLNWDRTVLTPITLSSNGWNCKTNNDTIQNDSLICSCESCDSKFLLDFLRNGTAKETSLKEIMNTHFIDCPWRFSKIDLQKVYYINNSNLIEDINRIDFQLQKFKEKEIPLDVYDHQYLKVPQVLHDFFKCRNSNELLLLFYLLKGFNLNISKSLSSINLHCKMCNHQIGIRKFMDDVNVNYHLSWCRYSNPNQLCDSLETLINDSKENLKNIKVDIESNEDMVLKNNTAINAQRDQSNDHDEILQDRMNKLSQYLQNI from the coding sequence ATGAGTTTGGAAAGCAGGCTGGATGATTTACTCAAGTGTTTGAATACATCTAATTTTACTACTATTACTACTGATATTAAGGGGAAAGTAAGAAAGAATAAAGTTCCACCGTTAGTTATTGACCCAACTACAAAGATActtattagaaaatgtGCATATAAGACAATCAATGTCAACAATAATAAGTTTCTTAAGAAAAGTCAGCAATCTCATCTGCGTTTGTTTGAAAACCTAATTGATAATCTAGTGATCAAATATCCTaatttccaattatttaatcttGATAGTTTAATCCAAAGACTgtattctattttaaatttgacaTCTAAACATTTGTTAAATTGGGATAGAACAGTTTTAACTCCCATTACATTATCTTCTAATGGTTGGAATTGTAAAACCAATAATGATACAATTCAAAATGATTCATTAATCTGTAGTTGTGAAAGTTGTGACTCCAAATTCTTATTAGATTTCCTAAGAAATGGAACAGCAAAAGAAACATctttgaaagaaataatgaataCTCATTTTATTGATTGCCCCTGGCGGTTTAGTAAGATTGATTTACAAAAAGTTTATtacattaataattctaatctGATAGAAGATATAAATAGAATAGattttcaattacaaaaatttaaggaaaaagaaataccTTTGGATGTTTATGATCATCAATATCTAAAAGTTCCTCAAGTTTTGcatgattttttcaaatgcaGAAACtcaaatgaattattattacttttcTATCTTTTAAAAGGTTTCAActtgaatatttcaaaatcgtTATCATCGATTAATTTACATTGTAAGATGTGTAATCATCAAATAGGAATTCGAAAATTCATGGATGATGTAAATGTTAATTACCATTTGAGTTGGTGTAGATATTCAAATCCAAACCAATTATGTGATTCTTTAGaaactttaattaatgattcaaaagaaaatttaaagaacaTAAAGGTAGATATTGAATCAAATGAAGATATGGtcttaaagaataatacTGCTATAAATGCTCAAAGAGATCAGTCAAATGATCATGATGAGATATTGCAAGATAgaatgaataaattatcaCAATATttgcaaaatatttaa
- the SEC65 gene encoding RNA-binding signal recognition particle subunit SEC65 (similar to Saccharomyces cerevisiae SEC65 (YML105C); ancestral locus Anc_8.826) — translation MPVLEEIEDYDDIDNLEMDLSQLTTTKNNNNNNNDISNNNTGIRQSRPVELPVSSDQMAFVNPQTGRIDHTSQLSKEEMDEIKHFTIFYPCYFDKKRSHKQGRRVPIDLAVENPLAKTMADAVQLLQLPCIFEADKTHPQDFGNPGRVRILLHQSRFTKNKVLLEIAKYMKSHPTTLKSPKDIPYGPDFQGVEPKLVPKVKGFMMNEIVPLHSPLLMGHPMTKNLYDAPPPPVTNEKQFKAPKNKYKVIRR, via the coding sequence ATGCCAGTTTTAGAGGAAATAGAAGattatgatgatattgataatcTAGAGATGGATTTATCTCAATTGACcacaacaaaaaataacaacaataataataatgatattagcaataataatacaggTATACGTCAGAGTCGTCCTGTAGAATTGCCCGTGAGCTCTGATCAAATGGCCTTTGTTAATCCTCAGACAGGACGTATTGATCACACTTCTCAACtttcaaaagaagaaatggatgaaataaaacattttaCCATATTTTACCCATGCTATTTCGATAAGAAACGTTCACATAAACAGGGTCGTCGAGTACCAATTGATTTAGCTGTTGAAAATCCATTAGCAAAAACCATGGCAGATGCTGTTCAATTATTACAGTTACCTTGTATATTTGAAGCTGATAAGACGCATCCTCAAGATTTTGGTAATCCTGGTAGAGTTCGCATTCTTTTACATCAATCAAGGTTTACAAAAAACAAGGTATTGTTAGAAATTGCTAAATATATGAAATCACATCCAACCACATTAAAATCACCAAAAGATATTCCATATGGACCTGATTTCCAAGGTGTCGAACCTAAATTAGTACCCAAAGTAAAAGGTTTTATGATGAACGAAATTGTTCCATTACATTCTCCATTATTAATGGGCCATCCAATGACTAAGAACCTGTATGAtgcaccaccaccacctgTCACTAATGAAAAGCAATTTAAAGCTccaaagaataaatataaggTTATTAGAAGGTAG
- the TBLA0B03200 gene encoding uncharacterized protein (similar to Saccharomyces cerevisiae ZDS2 (YML109W) and ZDS1 (YMR273C); ancestral locus Anc_8.831), translating to MSFSSDDEYDLDNYNPSSEHIEVSPTTSPDRNSPPREDELLIAAQTLDFEVQSVKELKRFSIGSNDLVGDPELEFRVNTNVNDLSTNDVSLVKRSASLSRGSTISKRTANTSLRRGQSTSKVSYNGRISYNKSSMPKQHTHQTLDDDIDNENVPISKNLLWVPASQHPNAKPKNINQDSLLNNGLVQDSNSDLDTQEELQRNKSYLNSRRKNNSLVRKPSTLRKSYTDFTDDDSDYNRSREANTSNNSRNTSDNEMNNLKASHGNSPSADSTFSLNDIKEELSKISNSAGLTETNAATLARSLSITGKYINRELLEEDDEASTSDDNNDANDINTSIEDKSTLKQIPDLNEVDGEFASHILLTKNVNVPVRSSLRRKKFNTYRVRSSSTTSHLTEKKNDNKLRQVSSPAYYSNQLSTKQDHIHNNNNSQENLSSNIQSQNQKNQHSNSNNNNHTHTHKHTHNYSKNIHNNDQKKDQLEVQKEEIKNKTPSKEHIEPDIIDTSPIDIQDIYNHYRQPSSDDEEILKYLKSKDNEETTHKEVETDFSHSSGSQESINISSSPSPETIVTVPDNSIAGLNTNAISNSNISTLKSTISNIDSKLQSRRHKHKRHGWSWVSNQEEYSSNLEGSSPKQLHSAEKTSPTISITKENKSPKKYPIQVTAVKPKEDKNSSYLPYSHKMNINASNSTQSLNSQNSHTSQNSHTSQNTQNEQGSENSFFEHEEKTTDETHQASQQKRQMFDLKFSNLFKRKAANKAHQDSSSDEKKSAKKSSIHKFRINKGLNLNIVSSTKTIDETADENNDEDRDILAVKSTSPVDFMSSSDGFDIQNQIQQKKTVTSLRPALNVTSSRKQTRKYDVKSDTRPVPLKQKPQESLNYQVKQSQQIQHQQIQLNNNYQHNQQYYDTVPDNTTTYTSQENLNSLTSNFSNNSNNQKDNITQNNNKGRSAIHTNSGPNPNKNVIEHQPTDIPHKLSFSDVKRLDKPNGTMIFTDSAFGFPLPLLTNSTVIMFDYRLPISVERAIYRLSHLKLSEPKRTLRQQVLLSNFMYAYLHLVNHTLYMEKYAKSHDMNSHNGNNNDMHHLSEAEVH from the coding sequence TCTGCGTCATTGTCTCGTGGCAGTACTATATCTAAACGCACAGCCAATACTTCTTTAAGACGAGGTCAGTCTACCTCCAAAGTGAGTTATAATGGTAGGATTAGTTATAATAAGTCCTCTATGCCAAAGCAGCACACACATCAAACTTTggatgatgatattgataatgaaaatgttcCCATTTCTAAAAATCTGTTATGGGTTCCTGCTAGTCAGCATCCGAATGCCAAAcctaaaaatatcaatcaAGATTCATTGTTAAACAATGGATTGGTTCAAGATTCCAACTCAGATTTAGACACTCAAGAGGAACTACaaagaaataaatcatatttgaattcaagacgtaaaaataattctctAGTACGAAAACCTTCCACTCTAAGAAAATCTTATACAGACTTCACAGATGATGATAGTGATTACAACAGAAGCCGTGAAGCCAATACCTCTAACAATTCACGTAACACTTCCGACAatgaaatgaataatttaaaggCTTCACATGGTAATTCACCTTCAGCAGACTCtacattttcattaaatgatattaagGAAGAACTATCAAAAATATCCAATAGTGCCGGTCTAACCGAAACCAATGCAGCTACTTTAGCAAGATCATTAAGTATTACtggtaaatatataaacagAGAACTTCTTGaggaagatgatgaagctTCTACTTCGGATGACAATAATGATgctaatgatattaatacttCTATTGAAGATAAATCTACTTTAAAACAAATCCCAGATTTAAATGAAGTCGACGGAGAATTTGCTTcacatattttattaacaaaaaaTGTTAATGTTCCCGTTCGTTCTTCTTTAAGAcgtaaaaaattcaatactTATAGGGTTCGTTCATCTAGCACTACTTCACACCTAactgaaaagaaaaatgataaCAAGTTAAGGCAAGTAAGTTCACCTGCATATTATTCAAACCAATTATCGACAAAACAAGATCATATtcataacaataataattcacaAGAGAATTTATcatcaaatattcaaagccaaaatcaaaaaaatcagCATAGCAATAGTAATAACAACAACCATACGCATACACATAAACATACTCACAATTatagtaaaaatattcataacAACGATCAAAAGAAAGATCAATTAGAAGTTCAAAAGGAAGaaatcaaaaacaaaactcCTTCAAAAGAACACATTGAACCAGACATTATTGATACATCTCCTATAGATATTCAAGACATTTATAACCATTATAGACAGCCAAGCTCggatgatgaagaaatactaaaatatttgaaatcaaAAGATAACGAAGAAACAACACATAAAGAAGTAGAAACAGATTTTTCACATTCTTCTGGCTCCCAAGaaagtattaatatttcatcttcaCCATCTCCTGAAACTATAGTTACAGTTCCGGATAATTCCATTGCAGGGTTGAATACCAATGCAATTAGCAACTCTAATATTTCAACTCTTAAATCAACTATTTCTAATATAGATTCAAAATTACAATCTCGTAGGCATAAGCATAAAAGGCATGGTTGGTCTTGGGTTAGTAACCAAGAAGAATATTCTTCTAACTTAGAAGGTTCATCTCCCAAACAACTACATTCTGCTGAAAAAACATCACCTACTATTTCAATTACTaaggaaaataaatcaCCTAAGAAATATCCAATACAAGTCACAGCCGTTAAGCCTAAGgaagataaaaattcaagttACCTCCCATATTCTCATAAGATGAATATTAATGCTTCTAATTCTACACAGTCTTTGAACAGTCAAAATAGTCATACTAGTCAAAATAGTCATACCAGTCAAAATACCCAAAATGAACAAGGATcagaaaattcattttttgaaCACGAGGAAAAAACAACAGATGAAACTCATCAAGCTTCGCAGCAAAAGAGGCAAATGTTcgatttgaaattttctaatttatttaaaagaaaagcTGCAAATAAGGCTCATCAAGATTCTTCTAGCGATGAAAAGAAATCCGCTAAAAAGTCATCAATTCATAAATTTAGAATAAACAAAGGATTAAATCTTAACATTGTTAGTTCTACTAAGACAATTGATGAGACTGCTGATGAAAACAATGATGAAGATCGGGATATTTTAGCAGTTAAAAGTACATCTCCGGTTGATTTCATGTCTTCATCAGATGGATTTgatattcaaaatcaaattcaacAAAAGAAGACAGTTACATCATTGCGTCCTGCTTTAAACGTTACCAGCTCCAGAAAACAAACTCGTAAATATGATGTTAAATCTGATACTCGCCCCGTTCCATTAAAGCAAAAACCTCAAGAATCCTTAAACTATCAAGTTAAACAAAGCCAACAAATTCAACATCAACagattcaattaaataataattatcaaCATAATCAGCAATATTATGATACCGTTCCTGATAATACTACTACATATACTTCTCAAGAAAACTTGAATTCTTTAacttcaaatttttcaaataactccaataatcaaaaagataatataacacaaaataataataaggGAAGATCTGCTATTCATACAAACTCGGGACCTaatccaaataaaaatgtaatAGAGCATCAACCTACTGATATACCTCATAAACTATCTTTCTCTGATGTGAAAAGACTAGATAAACCTAATGGTACCATGATCTTCACTGACAGTGCATTTGGTTTCCCATTACCATTGCTAACGAACTCTACTGTAATTATGTTTGATTATAGACTACCAATTAGTGTAGAAAGAGCAATTTATCGTTTAAgtcatttgaaattaagTGAACCTAAAAGAACTTTACGCCAACAAGTGTTACTAAGTAATTTCATGTATGCATATTTGCATTTAGTAAATCACACTTTATATATGGAGAAATATGCCAAGTCTCATGATATGAATAGCcataatggtaataataatgatatgcATCATCTATCGGAAGCCGAAGTCCATTAA